The Hordeum vulgare subsp. vulgare chromosome 7H, MorexV3_pseudomolecules_assembly, whole genome shotgun sequence DNA window CACGCGCGGAAAGGGCAATTTTGACAGCGGGGGATGAGGCGACTACGATGGATTTAAGACGTGGGGCGGGAGGCGACATCGGATCCGCCAAACTAGAGGGCGTCTCGTCCAGCTGAAGTGCGGCGTGTTGCGGGATCCGCGGCGACGTGGTCGGATCTTAAAAGGCCTCGAATGGCATTTCCGAAACCACGAACAGACCGGAGGAAACGGGGGTTTCCCCAACATAAGGTCCGGTCCGAGCAGGCGAGGATGGGGCAGGGCCGGCcctgaggggggaggggaggggcggccgCCCTGGCCCCCCGAAAAGAAGGGGGGCCGCCCAGCCACGTGTAAGAAGCTCTCTACAAGGATCGGCAACCGCGCTGGATCCTCGAGTAGCTATTAACGATCTAGAACCTGTTCGGTGGTCTCACGTAGAAGAACGAGGCTGAAACGTTATTTCTCTAGTACTCGGCCTTGGGCCGTTCCAAAGAGAAGACTATGGTGGTGGGTCACAGTAGGCTGGGACACCACTGGTTCAGCATAATTGGTCCTAAAAAACTTGTTAAATATAATTAGTGATCCTTTTTCTGGAAGAAGGAATTAAATACTCGGGAATAGAGCCCTGTCGTTGCTCTTCTTTCCTGtaaatgttttatattattttataagAAGTACATGATTTCATGTTATAAATTGACAGCTGTTTGTTTTCATTAAATTTATTTAGATTTTTTATGTATCCAACTTTGACCTTAATATGTTCGTATAGTCCCGGTGTAATTCTTGTATGGTTGAATATGCATTATAAGTCATAGAAATATCTTCACTACAGATTTACCATACCAAAAATTTAGTTCTTTCTAAACCATCATGGGTGTAATTTGGTCCACATTGAAAGGGGACCGCATTGTGCCCACCGATCACAATGAATGCTAGCATCTTAGGATGTTAGATTTTTTTTTATAATATTTTATAAATTACTTGACAGGATATTGCTTTTTATGTGTTTATTAAATCTTTATTAAtaacattttatttttattaacataCATTAACTTTTTTTATGCTTTTATTACAGGGGTCGTGTTTTATTTTCGTCCCGGCCCCCAAAATCCCAGGACCGGGCCTGGAGGGATCAGTCATGGGCATGAAGGCTTTCTTGATGGCCGCGGCGGCCGGAACGGCCAGCGGCGCAGGGGCGGGGGAGCGGCttgaggctggccatagtggggtattatagctagtaacatagtcttgggactagcaaacatggtgaTGTGGCAAATAATTAAAGAGAGAAaggattagagtaacataggtagataccgtaacatgttaaatgctatactactatgtgtcatgcatgccaataaatgagatcatctatgatactagtttatgatactatgcactatgaagatagtatcatacaatagtaacatatgcatgatactactatatgttactctccACTATGAGCAGCCTGAGAGCTTCGGAGTCCATACCACTCACTCTCACACTACAGTTGCTACTCTCATGGATGAGTTGGAGATGctcagagggtgcttggatccaaaagactaaaactagtctgactaaaactagtctctttaagaggctaaagtttcaagcacccctgactaaagagaggctaaaactagtcttgaggctaaaatcttttagtcaggggtacccctactaaaatgtgcattagtcctctctctcctcatttaactcctcatgtaAGTTCTGTAttgaagggtttggaggataataaatgctcattaacttgattttagtctctttagtacttggatccaaacatgaatgagactagcaagttttagtctcattacttttagtcatgggactaaaacgtatccacacATCCTCTCATTCTTTCTAGAAGGACTACGGACACTAACAGAGAATTGATGAGTAATTATTTCGACATATAGTACGAAAGGCCAGCTACCGCTGTACGTCAGTCGACCACCGGTGTTGAGAGGAGAGCGACGGACGTTAGAGCAATTGAGCGGTTGGTGCGCTGCCTTCGTGCTACGAGCCGCAAAGTCAGTCAGCGTCTTGGACACGAGAAAGAGACACAATGAGGCAATGCAACCCACGAGCTCGACATGGAGAGCAGCCGGAGCCCGGCCCCGTCCCGTCGTACGGGGGCATTGAAGAAAGATCACTCGGTGGCAACAGCTACAAAAGGGAAAAACCAACCAATGCCAACTCGACAGCGTGATCCATTTACATCCAGTAATAGCCGTAGAATAATCCTTACACACTGTAAATTTGcacaagagatctcttatttagtGGACGCCTGATTGCATCACATGATCACATTCacatgatcacatcattgagCTATCCGACGAGAGAGATAACGGGTGACCGCGACCGGAGACAGGTCTGCGTTGCTCCTCTCAATCCACGCGGCTCCAACCTCTAGGCGTGGCGCAGTTATTTAAGCGGACAACGAGACagcgtgacacacacacacatacaagagTTCGACACACCAATAGCTGCACCGTGACACTCTCCATGGCTGCCTCACCGCCGCTCCGTCACGTGGCCATGCTTCCCTTCATGGCCAAAGGCCACGCCATGCCGCTCCTCCACCTCGCGCGCCTCCTCCTCGGCCGCCGCCTCGCCTCCGCCGTCACCTTCTTCACCACCCCGCGGAACGCGCCCTTCATCCGCGCGGGCCTCACCGGCGCCGCGGTCATCGAGCTTCCGTTCCCCTCCGAGGACGCCCCGCAGTGCACGGAGGAGCTCCCGTCGTCGACGCATCTCGTCGACTTCGTCTCCGCAATGACGGTGCTCGGCCCGGCGTTCGCGGACGCGCTGGCCGCGGTCGAGCCCAGGCCGGACCTGCTCATCCACGACGGGTTCATCGTGTGGGCCAAGGACATCGCCGACGAGCTCGGCATGCCGCGGATCGTCACCCTCGGCATCGGCAGCTTCTCCTCGTACGTATGCGGGGCGGTCATGACGCACAAGCCGCAGGCGCTCGTGAGCTCGCCGACCGAGCCGTTCCCGGTCCACGGCTTGCCGGACCTCCGCATCACCATTGCCGACCTCGGCCCGCCCTTCGACGACCCGGAGCCGGCTGGCCCGCACTGGGACTTCGTGTGTGAGAGCTGCAGCAGCATGTACTCCAGCAGGGGCATCATCGCCAACTCCTTCAGCGAGCTTGAGTCGGTCTACATCGACATGTGGAACCGGGAGTTCGATATCAAGATGTGGTCGATCGGACCGCTCTGTCTCGCGGCGTCCGAACCGGCAGTGCAGACCAAAGACGACCGTGACATCTCCGACTGGCTGGACTCGAGGCTCGCCATGAACCGGCCGGTCCTGTACGTCGCGTTCGGCTCGCAGGCCGAGCTGAGCCGGGCGCAGCTTGAGGAGATCGCCGTCGGGCTGGACCACTCCGGCGTAGACTTCCTATGGGTGGTCCGGTCAAAATGGTTCGACACGAAGGATCGGTTCAACAACAGGTTCGGGAATAGGGGCAAAGTGGTGGAAGGATTCATCAACCAGCTCGGAGTGCTAGGTCACAAGTCAATCAAAGGTTTTTTCACTCACTGCGGGTGGAACTCGGTGCTGGAGAGCATCGCCATGGGCGTGCCAATACTGGCGTTCCCAATGGCGGCCGAGCAGAAGCTCAACGCGAAATTCGTCGTGGACGTGATCCGCATGGGGCTCCGGGTTTGGCCAAAAGAAGACGCGGACAAGGAAGGCGGTGGATTGGTTGTGAGTGGAGACGTGCAGGTGTTGGCAAGGGAGTTGATCTTCGGAGAGGAAGGGAGACGTGCCGCGGCTAGAGCTAGTGAGCTCTCTGTGTCTTCTAGAAAGACCATGGAAGTGGGTGGTTCCTCGTTTGAAAACCTGGCAAAGATGGTACAGGAGGTCAGTGAGAGTGAGACTCATGCCAATGGTGAATAGATAAAATCATTCCAAGTTGCTGTTTGGTTTGCGTGCTTGGCAGTATTTGTGCTCCGGTGGCTAAGATTATGGTCGATCATGTTTAGGATGTTTGGAGCCATCTGTATTATCTCAGTCTTTATAGCTTTTTTTAAGTATATAAGTTGAAAAAAGTTTGCCTTCACCCTGTAGATCACACGTGAGCCATCCGTCGTCTGCTTTGTCTCACGCGTGCCATCTTTGTAAATTGCTTTTTTTAACAACATTCATGTCATAAAAATTGCTTTCTTTAACAACGTTCATGTTACAAAAATAATGAAGACAAAAAAACTATAAATACTTTTTACAACATCGTTTATGTTGCATTTTTTTCTCTAACAGCACCCACGTTATAAAAATAATGCAATTTTTTTACAACATAACCCATGTTGTAAAAATTTCTACAACATATACTTTGTTGGAAGGTATTCTATAACACAAGTCTTTTTACAAGAATGAGGACTCTGTTGGATACTATACGGATATAGATCTAATGACCGTCTAGCCGGTGGATCTTTTAAAGCGATCTGTGGGCCTACGCATAGCATGGTCCATATTTTTATTTCTATAAAGAGATTAAACTTCCggtctctgcatcaatcgatgcatgcagtcatctttattaattatttcataaaggtctaacaagaacatacatcaatcTATCTGAAGCCATCATTTAGACCTACAAACTCAAAATATGaagtgctctcactccccatatctaaaatCGGTTTCATCGCCAATCCCTCCACATAACGTATCAGGACGAACAACCGGTGCAACCTACCTAAAATCGCACACCACATTCACATGTTTTAGAAGTCGCCATCAGCATCGGACCATAGACCCATCTTCAGAGAGATATCCGCctcatccttgccagtccgtaCATCCGTCGATGCCACCACGACGTCCAACGACGCCACCGCCCTGCGCTTATCCGTACAGATGCGAAGACTCTGAAAtacctgtcgtgcgtagcacctgccaaccagtCATTACTCAACGTAACACCTGTCggtcaggcatgacttgacaactCCACCGAAGCTCCGTGCATGACGAACCTGTCCATCGAAGCTCCTCTGtcttccagcgctgctccacaaactaTGCTCCCGCGAAAGAAACGACACCATAGTACCACCATCATCCGATTTGAAAGACCAAATCCTAGGGCTCCCCCCAAAAGCAACATGAGTGGGTCGACAACAGTTACACGACGATGTCTTCATCAAGGTAGCGACGCAAAGCGTCGTCATCACCCACCAACGAGCCTATTTTTACCGGCAATTGTGTCTCTCCGACTCATAGCGGAGACTAGATGACGAATCTCGAGATCCAACCACCTAGTCGCAGGCCGACCACCTCTGAGTTGGCGTACAACATTTTCAGGTCACATCGTCCCTCCGCTCCTTTTTTATGCCCTCGTCCCTTCTCTCATACCTCCACAACGAGCTCAACATAATACCCCCGAACACAATGTTAGTCATATTACCACATGGTGAGGTGGGAACACATTTTCCAACCAAAGGATCTGGGAGGCTTGGGGCGATTAAACCAACATTATGAACTGGTGCCTTATGgccaaatgggcatgaaaaactTTCACTGGTCAGGGCGGGCTTTGGCTTGACATTTTTAGAGCTAAATACCTCGATGCGGATGGAGTGGAGTTCAAACACAATATCTCTTTATCTCAGTTTGCGAGGGACATTCGAAAAGTACAACCTCTCTTACAGCGGAGAACTAAGTTCACATTGCGAAATGGGCGATCTATCTCTTTTTGGTGGGATCGCTGGCTCTTGGATCATCCCCTTGAGGAGGCATTCCCTCATCTGTGTGCCATTGATGGGAACCAAAATGCGAGGGTGGCGGACGTGTGGCACCAAGACCGCTGAAACCCAAGGTTTCGGCGCTCCTTTGGTCCTCCGGATATGATTGAGTGGGATGAGTTTCGTTCGCACCTCCAGCACGTGCACATTTCTGATGGGCAGGATGAGGTGATTTGGCGGCTTGATTAGTCCGGCCAATTCACTACCGGGTCTTTATATAAAGAAATCTTTCGTGGGTCCCCGCAATGCGACCTTTTTGGTATTTGGAAAGCCCCTCTACCGGACAAAATTCAGATCTTTCTTTGCCAAGTGGCCCGAAATAGGATTACTAGTGGGGACCAAATCCTGAAACGTCGTGGTCCTGGAGATGGGAGTTGTCCCTGTTGTGGGGAGAGTGAGGATAGAGATCATATACTGTTTTGGTGCGTTATGGCGCGATTTGTATGGAGCGCGATTAGAGAGGTGACCAAGAATGATTGGAACCTGTCTGGTTTTTCGGACTTTTATCGTCTCGCCAGAGACCTGAGAGGGAGACAGAAACGGCTCGTGTGGGTGGGACTTGGGGCTATTGCGTGGGCTCTTTGGACCACTAGGAATAAAGCTTTGATAGAGGGTATTTTCATTCGACACCCAGCTGACCTGCTGTATGAAACGGTTTCTCTGTTGCAGCTGTGGAAGTTGCTGGCAAGGCGCTAAGACAAAAGGCTCATGGAGGGACTCGCGTCAAGGGGTGCGAGCAAAGTGCACTGAACTTCGGCGTGCTGTGTAGGGCTGTTTAGAGGTGGACGGCCCATGCCTCCGTCTTCACGTTGACCATTCTTGCTAGTCTTACCATGCTTCGTCACGTGTATGGCGTGATGGCCTGTATCGGCTACCtctcctttctttcttttttgaacCTTGTAAGGGCCTCAGTTTAAGGCCGGACAGCTGCCTCCTTTCTAAAAAAAGATTAGTCATATTGCAAACCCATTCAAGTTCAATAGGTGTTTGCAAAGTGAACGCATGGCGAGTCACGTTACAAACCATGGGTGGCAACATGGCTCATGTTACAAACGCGTCCATACCGATAAAGCTAGCGTGACATGGGGCTATGTTGCCAACCTGTAATCTCTAGTTGAACACTTGACGCAGGCAGTTACACGTggaatccaactgttttggaggcAACCGATGTGACACACGCTTTAACCGGCCGATGCTTAGCGTGCCAAAGCAAATCTgtcaagctttcattttctgaagAGTTACCGTTGTCCTAATTTATTTACCCACATTGTATTTATGGTCATATTTTGACCATGAATTTAACTAACAAACATGAGTTGTACGTAGCAAAAATATTATCATTGAAAACTATAATTAGATACGAATCTAACAATATACTACTCCCttggtccgaaaatacttgtctgaAGAATGAatatatctagatgtatttttgtTTTAGATATATACATTTCTATTCATTTTTGCGATAAATAATTCCGTACGGAGGCAATATATGTTTATGAGATGCATGCAACCTTGATTATGCATGAATATAAAGCTG harbors:
- the LOC123409686 gene encoding UDP-glycosyltransferase 90A2-like; translated protein: MAASPPLRHVAMLPFMAKGHAMPLLHLARLLLGRRLASAVTFFTTPRNAPFIRAGLTGAAVIELPFPSEDAPQCTEELPSSTHLVDFVSAMTVLGPAFADALAAVEPRPDLLIHDGFIVWAKDIADELGMPRIVTLGIGSFSSYVCGAVMTHKPQALVSSPTEPFPVHGLPDLRITIADLGPPFDDPEPAGPHWDFVCESCSSMYSSRGIIANSFSELESVYIDMWNREFDIKMWSIGPLCLAASEPAVQTKDDRDISDWLDSRLAMNRPVLYVAFGSQAELSRAQLEEIAVGLDHSGVDFLWVVRSKWFDTKDRFNNRFGNRGKVVEGFINQLGVLGHKSIKGFFTHCGWNSVLESIAMGVPILAFPMAAEQKLNAKFVVDVIRMGLRVWPKEDADKEGGGLVVSGDVQVLARELIFGEEGRRAAARASELSVSSRKTMEVGGSSFENLAKMVQEVSESETHANGE